In the Xiphias gladius isolate SHS-SW01 ecotype Sanya breed wild chromosome 7, ASM1685928v1, whole genome shotgun sequence genome, tctcttctgaaaaaataaaccaacaaactacacaggtgaaaacataacctccttggcaaATGGAATAAGTGGTTTATAAGAGATAGttcaataaatcaattttatttatacataacattaaaaaattttaaagaattgACAATTTTTTGAAGACTTCTTGAATTAACTTTATATTGGcctatttttaaatttagtacTAATTGCaaacttaacttaaaaaaatgtataaagccTTTAAGAGAGtcaattgaaatttaaaatatatttctgatgaataaactatatatatattttttttttaaatccgtgTGCTACTTGATGGGAACAAAATGACAAGAAGATAACCAACTTCCGCTGCTGGGGTCATATGATTTCCTGTCAACTGTGGCGGTGCCTGTCACTGTGGAGGTCCGCATTTTGCCTGCAGATAGGTATTCTTGGAGTGATTGTCTACCAATACATTCCCCTGGGTAAAATCTTAAgtaaaacctgtaaaaaaaaacttgcctgTTTTCTAATTTCCAGCTTTATATGGCAGAGATTGtaaatttgtaattatttttcactttgttaaattagctttatttttgtatttagttGTCTTTAGGGGGAAATTAGTCCCTTTTAATTGCATTTCAATGACAATTATACCTTACATAGAATCATGTTGTCCACCAGATTAGCCAGATCACTGTATCATTAGAATAAACATAGGTTGTTATTAGGTAACTACATATGTAATAGACCTTTTTCAAcccaaacattttgacttgtcacagtaaGAATAGCAAAAGTGTAAAGATGAGCCAGCATGCGCAATAACCCGGACCCGGAAACTgaggcagctaaatggaattcagccgtCATTGATTTTATTATGTTCAAAAATGTCTCTTCTGAAAAAGGCTTAAACCAGATGTATTGAGCACAAACATGTCTTTCTCAGACAATTggtgtgaaaataataatgaaaaacctttttttttagaattgtCCACATGCTTTTACACCACACAGATGGATTAAGAAACATTTGCTATGCATAAAACACCGGAACAAAACCGCAGCACACCATGGCATGCATATAAGCTGCAAAAAAGTTGACAGTTTTGCGTGATGCATTGAACTGTTACTAACAAGACAAAACTCTgacaaactgtttttaaatcatataaATTATTGTCTGAATATGTTTTCTCACTATCCTTTCAGATGACTGTGTAGACTTGTCATCAAAACATAACACTGTCCAATGGACCAACCAGACTAACTCAGCCTTTGCTGCCACAGAACTCTGGGAGTATCTCTATCATTAACAAACTAAACCTCCAGGATATGCAAGATAAACCacttataaataaaacaatttgcacttgttcatctttttcttcttgtcaagGAGTGCTGGCTATTTCAGGCGGGACTGAGGCAGCATTAGGTGGGAGGTGCTGTTGTGTCTAATTGCCATGTGGGTCACTTGCTACTTTCGTGTCCGGAAATGTCTAAAATCTACAGGAAAGGTATTTATATAAGCCCTAAAACTGAGGTCTTTCTTCCCCAGGTGGTTTATTTCACTGCTACCTTCCCCTATGTGATGTTGTTAATTCTTTTGATCCCTGGACTCTCTCTTCAGATCTTCTTCTCATTCAGTGTGGGTGTGGGCTCCTTAGCTGTGCTTGGCTGCTACAACACTTACAACAACAACTGCTATAAGTAAGTATTTGTCAGTGTGTAACCGGGCTTGATGTCTAACAATCATTAAGGTTCTGAGATCAATTTTTCTGACCTGATCAAGAGCTAAGAGGAAGTATATTAAAAATGATCCACTCTGTGCTATGAATTCATAGAGCATGCGCTGCGCTTTGATATTTTGCAGAGACTGTCCTCGGCTGTGTTTGCTGAACAGTGGCAACAGTGTGTGGGCTGGTTTGCAGTCTTCTCAGTGCTGGGGTTCATGGCTCATGAGCAGGGCGTTCCCATTGCAGAAGTGACCGAGTCCAGGTAATGCATGCCACCAGAGATATTCAGAAAGATGCAAGCTCGTCTTCCTGGACCCACTGTTAAAAAGCATCAGTATGGTAACTCGCTGTGGCCCTGCAGAGGAGGCCTCCACTCTGAGATGTGAActaacagtaaattaaattgaGTGCacccattttatgttactttagACTTTTACTTCACTGTATTTTAGATGTAAATATTGCAGTTTATATATTatgtttatttgacagctatagttaccagttactttacagattaacattttacataagaaacttttaaaatacctcaaacaaaataccacaaatTGTTGAGGTtaaaaccagtggttcccaactaTTTGGCTTGTGAGtgactacaaacaaaaacaaaaacaccttaagtacatttttctgataactTCTGCTGTATTTTTACTAAAGCAGAATTTTGAATGTGCAAGTTTTACTAGTAATAgagtatttcttcatttttgtattggtactttttcttaagtaaaggatctcaGTGCTTTTTCCACCACTTGTCTACGATGGGCAGAATCTTTGCTGCCATCTTGAGGACAACCACAGGCACGACAAGCCCAGTGAGAGTTACTCAGCGGGCACAGCTGACTTTCACCTCCTCTCACATTGCATGCATTCCTGCTCTGGTATGCTGTGGGACACTTGTTCTGAGCTGAGCAGTGCGCACCCTTTGGCACATCCAGGCATGGCAGCTGACGCTGGCCTCTCCGCCCTGACcaatatttacattacaaacaCAATCAGCCAGACTCCATATCAGTACAAGCTACAGTGCCTTCCCTTAACCAACATCAGACACTAGTCTATTCTTTAGTAGTTATTCAGTGCTAAGGGTTGATgtgtacatatttatttatacatgtcTAGGCTCTAACTAACAACATGATAAACATATTATCATCAGGAATTCCTTCGCTaagtgtttgattttgtttctaCAATTTCTTTAAGTAAATTAATGGTATTCGTTCAGCTTATTCGTTTCTTTCACTTATTCCCACTTGTTTTCccacacttgtgttttttatctTCCCCACCAAAAAACCAGGAAGAAAAACTGCAAGTggtcacaaaaataaagaaataaagttatTCCTTGGGTTTTGTTGTTTACAGCACCCTAGGTAATTATGGTCTTTCCCTTTACAATTTACATTCGGTTTGCTGGAAACATCATTTTCTTGATCTAATATCGAGACGCACACGTGAAAAGACCTCCTTTGCTGCATTGTTCTGCCATGTTTCTCCTATTCAACATTTGGTTCTTCCTGGTGTATCTTAAACCCCTTTGTGATTTCCAGTAAGTTGCCCAAAGTCAGTTAATGGAAGACCAGTCTAGCATCTGTTCTGATGTTGTTTCCAGGTCCTGGCCTGGCATTCATTGCTTATCCTCAGGCTGTAGCAATGAAGCCTCTGCTTCAACTGTGGTCCATCTGTTTCTTTGTCATGCTCATTCTCTTGGGTCTGGACACACAAGTAAGATGCACATGAAATGTGTTCTTCTAGAAGAACACATTTCCATTTGGAAATCTGCTTGGAGATTCTGTCTTGTCTGTTCTCTGTTCAGTTTGTCGCCATGGAAGTAGTGATGACATCCATCATAGATACGTTTCCTACTGTAATGCAAAGAGCAGGCTGACGGGagtgtttcctcctcctcttctggcTCACATGCTTCTTTTCTCAGCTTGTCCTGATCActgatacatttattatttattactcCATTATGGCAGTGTTTTGTTGTCAAAGTATAGCCATTTTTATGTCatgattttgtttaataatttagTCATCATTATAATTAGATGCTTTTCTTGTTAAGACATTTTTCTTATAACCATATATAAGttgatgtataataataataataatattaataataataatagtgtgAAAAAATTGGCTCAAATAGGATTCCATACATCTTGAGATTGACAACTACAGTAAAATGCAGAATAaatgtctctgctgctgtcCCCAGGGAGGGATGTATGGATGTGTTCGAGATATTTGACTAATAAGCTTGTAATGGGGCTtgcatcctctctctctgtgggtttgaaaCCCTGGCACTGGAATGGATATTTGGTAGgtatgctgttttaaaggaatatttcctTTAATGGGAATATTCCCATTATATCTGTTGTGTCTCGAGTAACCTTTTGAAGTCTCTGAAGGTTACCTGGCAACTGTTCTTGGCTAACCACGTGTAAAAttgtgaattgttgtttttacactttttttcttagtacagattaaaacaaattcctttaaaagagtactccagcaatttagtactAGACGTTCAATTGCCTTTCAACCATGTCTTGATATCATCATGGATATCTTCCCACATTTGACacagctcctccagagccacagagaaGATCATGCTGCTGATTTCACAGACTGAAGAAAACTGCTCCCCTTTAAATTACACcaagtcaaacacaaacatctggTCTCATCTGGTTATTTTAAGCTGTTTATCCAACCTCATCTCCCATCAAGGGGTGAAAGCTTGGTGAGtcaagttttcagtgttttatatgTGCATTATGAATATCCTCACAGCCTTGGTCCTTATCGCCATGTTCACctgaatatatttacaaaaataactgagtgtctctttttatttttttctaggGGCTCTTTTATATGTTCTTTAGTAAAGCATCAGCCTCTTATCTATAATCGCTGGTATGTGTACCCAGCGTGGGAATACGTGCTGGGCTGGATACTGGCCCTGTCCTCTATCCTGCTTGTGCCAGGCTGGGCATTATATAAGCTGGGAACTGGAGCTGGAACTCTCAGTCAGGTGGGACAACTTTGTTATAGATTATGATAATCGAATCAAGAAATTGCATTGTGTATGAGTTATTCTATAACATGATTGTTCATCTAATTTGGTACAGAATTTTACATGGTCCTTTAAGTAAAGGACAGGTTTCGTAACAAATGGGCCATTTTAACATGGTCAGAAAATATGCagaaactgactgactgttgaCATGAGTCCTTTCTGCTATTTAAGACCATACGGAACAGGAATCGAAGTTCAGTTTCTGTGCTTCATGATTCCTTTCCTCTTAAAATCGTTGTGCAAAACATTAACTAATACAGAACTTTTGAGTATGtcccaaaaaaaagcaaaagtacaaTGAATGCTTGTGGTCAACAGATTTCATCTCCATGCCCATATACTCTTAAATGCTTCAATAAGCTTTAAGAAGCTTGGCACAATGACTCAAGCATCTTAGGAAATGTTGGGTCTCAGATCCCCATCTACAAAATGGGGATCTGAGACCAGGTGCCTGCGATTTttagaattattattatgtagGAGGGGGGGccttaaaaagtttaaaatctcCATCTCACCCCAAAGTATAATGTTAATATCCAGAGTACAAACTACGTTCTCTATAGTTTGTGCCCATTCGAAAGATCCAACTGTCAACGGCCAACATGCAGTATTATTGATAGTGATTATTGCGTTAATGCTGTTTCCCCACAGCAACAAAGAAATAAACCAAATCATAACAATctatttgaatatatttcattttacatgtttgctCCAAGTCTGTGGAAAGTTTCGGTGTACTTCTGTTGAAACTTATTggcaaatatttacagtatcttaATTTCTTAGCGTGTGCATCATTTGTTCCAGCCTGACCCTGACTGCCCACCGACCAAAAAGAGAAATGCTGAGCTGATACAATAGGTTACCTGATCCCAAACTCTCTGGCAACTGCATTTATGGGTCCAACAATTAAGATTTGGCACTGAGCGGGCTGGTTACTGATTGCTATATTACTTCATCTGCTTTTCTTAGCGGCAAGTCTAGAATCCAAAGGTCAAAGATGAGCAAGACTTGTCTTATTTATATTACCTATATTGTGCTAATCATGGACATTGTAGTTGTAAAGATAAAAATCACAAGTGATATCAGCcggacaatgctccatgccacacagccAGGTCAATCAAGATATGGATGAAGGACCGCCAGATCAAGAACCCCGTCATGGCCAGCACAATatccagacctgaaccccattgaaaacctctggaatgcgatcaagaggaagatggatggtcacaagccatcaaataaagctgagctgcttgaatttttgcgccaggagtggcataaagtcacccaacagcaatgtgacagactggtggagagcatgctAAAccgcatgaaagctgtgattaaAAATCAtggttattccaccaaatattgattttctgAACTCTcccttagttaaaacattagtattgtgttgtttaaaaatgaatatggacttgttttctttgcattatttgaggtctgaaaacactatcttttttgttatttgacctttagtcattttctgcaaataaatgctttaaaggtaaatatttttatttggaatttgggagaaatgttgtcagtagtttatagaataaaacataaatgttcattttactcaaacacatacctataaacagtaaaatcagagaaactgataattgaCAAGTACTTCTCACATGTGCATCACAACCTTGGTGAGTCTTTCAGTTTCCATGCCAGCAGCTGGATTAATTTGAGGTTATGTAAACTCACTATAGAAAAATTCAACCATAATATGAGatgcaatttaaaaagattCATATGACGCActgaaattcacatttttatacatcgttttatttaaataccctaaaattatgaaaaatacactgtataaaccactttaaatttcaaaaacGCATTACTAGCATAGCTGTATGTCATATGCAcaaagaaatgtaagaaaaatcaaacacatacCACAACATACTTTTATACATGAACACTGTCAAACTCTCTCAAGCTTACAATGAAAACTGAGCTCTATCTATGATCAAAACAGATGACCACATAGAAAAAGAATATCATCGAAgtgaaaatggacaaaaaaagctGCTACATGAATGGAAATGGCATCAGTGATTATCCTGCAGGAGCCGTGTTGATTTCATACAGTCCGTGGTTGAATGCTTCTATTATCACTAGACATGTGCTGTATATGTGAAATGAATAAAGACTTCAGTGAACTAAATGAATGTAATAACCTGTGATGATGATGTACCCTGGTAAAGCAAAAAACATCAAGTGAAAAAGAGTTTTTAAGGCTTTGTTGAGAAGAATTTCAATTCCTTGAAGCAGTCCAGTGTAGTGCAGTCTGTGATGTGACAGAGGGATTTTCTCTGCAACATTAAGCTCCAAGTTGTGCCTTGAGTGCTTCCGGTTTCCTTAAAGTGCCATTTTTTCTGGGAGCCTTTTATTCAGCTATGTTGTTATGAAGGCACCAGTCTTGAAAACTgcttaatctctctctctttctcaggtGAAAGAagttataaaaacattatttcaacaGTTATCTACCAGGAGATAGATTTATTCCCTGAATAAAGTTAGTCTGGTGTGACAGCAAAATGACCAAGTGAACCGACAGTATTCACTGAAGCTGTCATATTTGCATTAAGCACCACCTGTGTGTAAGCCAATGTCCTCCTCCACCTGgggaaacacattttattttcacataatCCTTTGAGTGGTTCACAAGTACATCACAGTGGCACTTAAAGATGGTGGCTCGGGAATAAATTGCACTTTAGTACATTAATTATGGGATCAGCTTTCAGATGTGAAACACTTAAAGGTGGAATAagcgattctggagaaagactgttattttgatatttgaactcaacagcaataaaaaatacacccctcccttcagttctccttcagaagctctgccccccaaattcatggacaGGCATTGCCCACGCAACAACACAATGGCGGAATCCAGGGCAACTTATACGGCgtggaagtggatactctttctcatggctgaagcaaaacaaacattaaaacatgtaACATCATCAAACCAACagcattcacaaaaacacagcatccaaaacacaacgtAGTAAAACTGGCCAAAGATAGTTGTTTagactgtttttacaaaagTACAGTGGCAGAAGAAAGGACTttaggtttgtagctaagctaacaaagAACGTAACATTACCTGGGATAACATTTCAAATTATGTATCCAATCAAATAAATCCACTGTGGGAccaaacttctgtttttaggtcttcgtggctatatatatataacttggCAAACTACAAAGTAAGCACAATGTCcgtgggcaagtaatttaacatTACCGGACACACAAAGGTGACACAGGTGCCTGTTTGCTAACTAACCAGCTGGAGTTAGCTTTCgtaaacattagcaaacaggacaaaacaatactgacctactGGCTCTGTGAAATGTAGCAAAgctaatgttttacacacctgtcaagcagaaagAGAGCAACCTCTGCATCCgcttcatgcctttcaactcttGGAGGTCTCTCCACCATAGTTTCACGTCGGTCCCGGTGGACCGTTAAAAATCCACAAAGTTTTTACTGACCCCATCAGTCTCTTTATCGACCCTCCCTGTGTGCCTGTCAGTCGGGGTGCAGGCCAGTCCCAGCCGATAAGTCTGACCATGCAGTCTCCACTGTTGGAAAGCCTCACAGATGTTAATGCGGGTCTTCCCCCTCACCTGATTGTAGCCCTTCTTTTTCAACCTTTGCTCCCCAGACCTTCTGCTCTGAGGCTGTTTCTTGACggtctctccttctctgtggtGTAGCAATTATCGTCTCTCTCGCTCCCACAGCCCCTTTTTATCCCCTTCCCCCTCCTATGCACGAGTATGATCACCCCAAGGTGCTGATGGGCTGAAATTGTCAATCCAAGccactttctttatttctcatatGCAGAACCAGGCATGTGtgcgatttttttttcagcacacaaaGAGAACGGACGGCTAGCGGACCATTATGAGATATTCACTAAATTTGATAAAAAAGTGTATTAGATTAGAATCGCTTATACTACCTTTAACTGGTGGAGTCAAgcaattggaaaaaaatctgcaacatgTACAATAAGTAATGAAATCAAGTCATCCTTGAATTTCCATTGACCTGCAGAGATATTTTGCGCAATCCCTATGAAACTAGGTTTAAATAACCCGGgataaaccattaaaaacacacacaatatccaAACATAACTACTGGTTCTCCACTGGCTGGCCCTGAGTAGTCGCTCTCCCTCTGAAGGCACTGCAGATTGTGCTAACCGGTAGAACTGTCAGGAGGCATAAAGGTGACATTCTCTGAGGTTTTTTCACCGGCCTCGAGCTTCCTGCTTCGTTGTGACTGAGATTGCTGTGATATAAGACAGTTCTGGCTTGGGTCCAATATGGCGGTGAGAAGGCGAGATTGTGGCACATCTGAGTTCTCAGCAGCTAGTGGCCCTTTGGCATCAACTGTGGCAATACTCTCCTTTTGACCAGCAGAATCTGGATGAGACGGGATTTGTAAATTCTGCAGGAGTTTGAGGTTGGGGTAGCTGCTGGACTCGGCCATGGCTTTGTGTAGACATTCAAAGACCGTGATACCGTTCAGGCTGCAGCTGGGGTTGCTGGCAGCCTGACACAGAAGCTCTGTGTGCTGGCGCAGCTGGGCAATGTCCTGCTCGCTGGCGTTACTTTGGCGCAGCAACTCCTTAGTGCGCAGTGTAATGTCCAACAAACCCGACTGTCTGAGGATTTCTACTGTGTTGAGGAAACGGCGGTGGCGAGTGCTGGTGTTGCTGTTTCTGTGAAGTCCTCTGGTTgcgaggaaggaggaggaggaggtggtgtgCATGCTGGGCACAGAGGGGGAGCCCTGGCTCGAGGAAGCGGTAGCAGAACTGGAAGAGGACAGGCCATCTCTGGTTGAAGAGGAACATTGCTGCCCAGAGGCTGAGACTGCTAATTTGGGTTGCTTATAAAGGTGCTGCGCAGGTAGACTCTGAGTCACAGGTGTGTTATCACTGTTTTGTTCTGTGCATACCCTCTTGCTCAGATTCTGGGATTCATCTTTTGATGAAGATTTATCAGGTGGCTTCTTGCTGGGGTGTGGTGCAATGCGGGGGTAGGAGTTGAAAATAGGTA is a window encoding:
- the LOC120792380 gene encoding CLOCK-interacting pacemaker-like isoform X2, producing MPKEKPCLSEHGCFATSSKNAKDKSNSTTLLALRNAKDTDDSRGRGSNCSSEKDSGYSDVSDWQQTDVEDQHSNKSQSRGSECAETSQPGQNRERGRGNPVNLTLMPAGHELPSIYIIKNMVLKPVHKPLSRKSNITGKKINGTYLPIFNSYPRIAPHPSKKPPDKSSSKDESQNLSKRVCTEQNSDNTPVTQSLPAQHLYKQPKLAVSASGQQCSSSTRDGLSSSSSATASSSQGSPSVPSMHTTSSSSFLATRGLHRNSNTSTRHRRFLNTVEILRQSGLLDITLRTKELLRQSNASEQDIAQLRQHTELLCQAASNPSCSLNGITVFECLHKAMAESSSYPNLKLLQNLQIPSHPDSAGQKESIATVDAKGPLAAENSDVPQSRLLTAILDPSQNCLISQQSQSQRSRKLEAGEKTSENVTFMPPDSSTG
- the LOC120792380 gene encoding CLOCK-interacting pacemaker-like isoform X1, yielding MPKEKPCLSEHGCFATSSKNAKDKSNSTTLLALRNAKDTDDSRGRGSNCSSEKDSGYSDVSDWQQTDVEDQHSNKSQSRGSECAETSQPGQNRERGRGNPVNLTLMPAGHELPSIYIIKNMVLKPPGMIQKRGQLLWRNKSRETGSSGAPHMILFQQPNLLPTTLQVHKPLSRKSNITGKKINGTYLPIFNSYPRIAPHPSKKPPDKSSSKDESQNLSKRVCTEQNSDNTPVTQSLPAQHLYKQPKLAVSASGQQCSSSTRDGLSSSSSATASSSQGSPSVPSMHTTSSSSFLATRGLHRNSNTSTRHRRFLNTVEILRQSGLLDITLRTKELLRQSNASEQDIAQLRQHTELLCQAASNPSCSLNGITVFECLHKAMAESSSYPNLKLLQNLQIPSHPDSAGQKESIATVDAKGPLAAENSDVPQSRLLTAILDPSQNCLISQQSQSQRSRKLEAGEKTSENVTFMPPDSSTG